A genomic segment from Candidatus Desulfarcum epimagneticum encodes:
- the rplL gene encoding 50S ribosomal subunit protein L7/L12 (Evidence 2a : Function from experimental evidences in other organisms; PubMedId : 10094780, 3309338, 377281, 4573678, 773698, 8603708, 9298646, 9515737, 9600841, 9868784; Product type s : structure): MADITKDDVLEFIANMSVLELSELVKDIEEKFGVSAAAPVAMMAAAPDGGGAGAAEEQTEFDVILTAAGDKKIQVIKEVRAITALGLKDAKALVDGAPAPVKEGIPKDEAEKIKAALEEAGAQVELK; this comes from the coding sequence ATGGCAGATATCACCAAAGACGATGTATTGGAATTTATCGCGAACATGTCGGTTCTGGAGCTTTCGGAACTGGTCAAGGATATAGAGGAAAAATTCGGCGTTTCAGCCGCCGCTCCCGTGGCCATGATGGCCGCCGCCCCGGATGGCGGAGGAGCCGGCGCGGCTGAGGAACAGACCGAATTTGATGTGATTTTAACAGCGGCCGGAGACAAGAAAATCCAGGTCATCAAGGAAGTCCGGGCCATCACGGCCCTTGGCCTTAAAGACGCCAAAGCCCTTGTGGACGGCGCGCCCGCGCCGGTTAAAGAAGGGATTCCCAAAGACGAGGCGGAAAAAATCAAGGCCGCCCTGGAAGAGGCCGGAGCCCAGGTGGAATTGAAGTAG
- the rplK gene encoding 50S ribosomal protein L11 (Evidence 2a : Function from experimental evidences in other organisms; Product type s : structure), translated as MAKKVMTQIKLQVEAGKANPSPPIGPALGQHGVNIMDFCKAFNAKTESQAGMIIPVVLTVYQDRSFSFITKTPPASILLKKAAKIAKGSGDPKREKVGSVTRKQVEEIAQMKMVDLNANDMEAACEIISGTARSMGIDVV; from the coding sequence ATGGCAAAAAAGGTTATGACCCAGATAAAGCTTCAGGTTGAGGCGGGAAAGGCCAATCCTTCCCCTCCCATCGGCCCCGCGCTTGGGCAGCACGGCGTGAACATCATGGACTTCTGCAAGGCGTTCAACGCCAAGACGGAAAGCCAGGCCGGGATGATCATACCTGTGGTTTTGACCGTTTACCAGGACCGGTCGTTTTCGTTTATCACCAAAACGCCGCCGGCTTCCATTCTGTTGAAAAAGGCGGCCAAAATCGCCAAAGGATCGGGCGATCCAAAGCGCGAGAAGGTGGGCTCGGTCACCCGGAAGCAGGTGGAGGAGATCGCCCAGATGAAGATGGTGGACTTGAATGCCAACGATATGGAGGCGGCCTGTGAAATTATCAGCGGAACCGCCAGAAGCATGGGGATCGATGTCGTTTGA
- the rplA gene encoding 50S ribosomal subunit protein L1 (Evidence 2a : Function from experimental evidences in other organisms; Product type s : structure), whose translation MPKRGKKYLQAKKSIGDGTKFDFADAVKKVIELSFAKFDETVDVAVRLGVDPRHADQMVRGAMVLPNGLGKKSAVLVFAKGEKEKEAQEAGADFVGNDDLIEKIKGGWFGFDKAIATPDMMGSVGKIGRLLGPRGLMPNAKVGTVTFDIAKAVGEVKAGKIDFRVEKAGIIHVPVGKVSFGVEKITQNISAFIETLMRLKPPASKGTYLKGLAISSTMGAGVRVDVLSLKDIGKQ comes from the coding sequence ATGCCGAAGCGGGGCAAAAAATATCTGCAAGCAAAAAAAAGCATAGGCGACGGGACCAAGTTTGATTTCGCGGACGCCGTGAAAAAGGTAATCGAGCTGTCCTTTGCGAAATTTGACGAGACGGTGGATGTGGCGGTTCGCCTGGGGGTGGATCCCCGCCACGCGGACCAGATGGTCCGGGGCGCCATGGTGCTGCCCAATGGCCTTGGGAAAAAGTCGGCGGTCCTTGTGTTTGCGAAGGGCGAAAAGGAAAAAGAGGCCCAGGAGGCGGGGGCCGATTTTGTGGGAAATGACGACTTGATCGAAAAGATCAAAGGCGGATGGTTCGGCTTTGACAAGGCCATCGCCACCCCGGACATGATGGGCTCGGTGGGCAAAATCGGCAGGCTCCTGGGACCCAGGGGCCTGATGCCCAACGCCAAAGTGGGAACGGTCACCTTTGACATCGCCAAAGCGGTGGGCGAGGTCAAGGCGGGAAAGATCGACTTCAGGGTTGAGAAAGCCGGCATCATTCACGTCCCTGTGGGCAAAGTGTCCTTCGGCGTTGAAAAAATCACGCAGAATATCAGCGCGTTCATCGAAACGTTGATGCGGCTCAAGCCGCCCGCCAGCAAGGGGACATATCTGAAAGGGCTCGCCATATCCAGCACCATGGGAGCGGGCGTCAGAGTGGATGTGCTTTCTCTCAAAGATATCGGAAAACAGTAA
- a CDS encoding putative Protein translocase subunit SecE (Evidence 3 : Putative function from multiple computational evidences), whose product MAKLKKKKKPADKKARKKETTKSQSPVSEGDLSPAGALPKPSGFSKPAAVVKKKTPPPPRKVSAKAKARAAAAREKNVFEKAFQFLREARVELKKVVWPSRKQTMNSTLVVVIFAVICSFFLGFVDICLSFLLKLIL is encoded by the coding sequence GTGGCAAAACTGAAAAAGAAAAAGAAGCCTGCGGATAAAAAGGCCAGAAAAAAAGAGACGACAAAATCTCAATCGCCGGTTTCAGAAGGGGACTTGAGCCCGGCCGGCGCTTTGCCGAAGCCCTCAGGTTTCTCAAAGCCCGCCGCGGTCGTCAAGAAAAAGACGCCTCCTCCTCCCAGGAAGGTTTCGGCGAAAGCCAAAGCCAGGGCCGCCGCGGCCCGTGAGAAAAATGTGTTTGAAAAGGCCTTCCAGTTTTTGAGAGAGGCCCGGGTGGAGCTGAAGAAAGTCGTGTGGCCCTCCCGGAAGCAGACCATGAACTCCACTTTGGTGGTGGTCATATTCGCGGTGATCTGCTCTTTTTTCCTGGGATTTGTGGACATTTGCCTTTCATTTCTTCTGAAACTGATTTTGTAA
- the nusG gene encoding transcription termination factor (Evidence 2a : Function from experimental evidences in other organisms; PubMedId : 10383769, 1532577, 2137819, 7505669, 8422985, 9571053, 9600841; Product type f : factor): MALEWYIVHVYSGFEHKVQKSLEEKIAALPNSERFGEILVPTEQIVELVKGQKKTSSRKFYPGYILIRMELDDETWHIVKETPKITGFLGGRDKPAPITEEEANQILNRMKAGEEKPKPKYLFEKGDDVRVIDGPFTSFNGTVDEVNEEKGKIRVLVSIFGRSTPVELEFVQVAKL; this comes from the coding sequence GTGGCGTTGGAATGGTACATTGTTCATGTCTATTCGGGCTTTGAGCACAAGGTGCAAAAAAGTCTGGAAGAGAAAATAGCGGCTCTCCCGAATTCCGAACGGTTTGGCGAAATTCTGGTTCCCACCGAGCAGATTGTCGAGCTTGTGAAAGGCCAAAAAAAGACATCCTCCCGAAAATTTTACCCGGGATACATTCTGATCCGGATGGAGCTGGACGACGAGACATGGCACATTGTGAAAGAAACCCCCAAAATCACCGGATTCCTGGGGGGCAGAGACAAACCCGCGCCCATCACTGAGGAAGAGGCCAACCAGATACTCAACCGCATGAAGGCCGGCGAAGAGAAACCCAAACCCAAATATTTGTTTGAAAAAGGCGACGATGTCCGGGTGATCGACGGCCCTTTCACCAGTTTCAATGGAACGGTGGACGAGGTGAACGAGGAAAAGGGAAAAATTCGGGTTCTGGTGAGCATATTCGGCCGCTCCACGCCGGTTGAGCTTGAATTTGTGCAGGTCGCCAAGCTATAA
- the rpmG gene encoding 50S ribosomal protein L33, giving the protein MIIHLACQECKRKNYSTTKNKRTTPDKLKFSKYCRFCRKHTPHKEVK; this is encoded by the coding sequence GTGATCATTCATCTTGCATGCCAGGAATGCAAAAGAAAAAACTATTCAACCACAAAAAATAAGCGGACGACGCCGGACAAGCTGAAATTCAGCAAGTACTGCCGGTTCTGCAGGAAGCATACGCCGCACAAAGAGGTGAAATAG
- a CDS encoding Lytic transglycosylase, producing the protein MKTLILLTKKDIPAFLLRFLALLLFFAWTQAPDRAAHARTRALGEVSNPESGLLASRRTDVGKRTAYPVSKKMERLLAQARASYEKAQSYWEKNNIPKAFKALDAAYSLLLGIPSGSHPEYLRRKKELRFLISRRNHEIYVSRGSVVNGKHKAIPIVLNRHVKREITRYATFEKNFFIESYKRSGKYRPMILRHLKKEGVPEEISWLPLIESGFKITALSKARALGLWQFIPSTGYKFGLKRDLYVDERLDPIKSTKAAIAYLKELHKLFGDWITAIAAYNCGEGKILSVIRDQKVNYLDNFWDLYKRLPRETAQYVPRFMATLHMIRNPEKYGISLVKTESPLEFDPVTISKRVSVRNVAKAVGSPEKLLKELNPELRYEILPQELYTLRVPPGSGRRLLERIDDMPVSSLPQPAFVKHRVRPGETLSDIARKHRVSVKRIARANNIRRSNLIVAGKTLKIPLGRTSTRKSSAKRRSRPRAKAPIIAGAPTHIARPGDSLWTIARRYGTTAHKIRETNGMSTNRIQIGQRLKIPGTLGRTRTAKRRLKIYTTRIGDSPFTIAKRHNMPLTRFLKINNLDRKNKIFPGQTLYVDR; encoded by the coding sequence ATGAAAACTCTGATTTTATTGACAAAAAAAGATATCCCGGCTTTCCTCCTCCGGTTTTTGGCGCTCCTTTTATTTTTCGCCTGGACCCAGGCCCCCGACCGCGCGGCCCACGCCCGGACCCGCGCTTTGGGCGAAGTTTCAAATCCCGAATCCGGTCTTTTGGCCTCCCGCCGGACCGACGTCGGAAAAAGGACGGCTTATCCTGTTTCAAAAAAAATGGAGAGACTGCTCGCCCAGGCCAGGGCCTCCTATGAAAAGGCTCAGAGCTACTGGGAAAAAAACAACATCCCAAAAGCCTTTAAAGCGCTGGACGCCGCTTACTCCCTCCTTTTGGGCATCCCCTCGGGCAGCCACCCGGAATATCTCCGGCGCAAAAAGGAGCTTCGTTTCCTGATCTCAAGGCGAAACCATGAAATCTACGTCTCCCGGGGCTCGGTGGTGAACGGAAAACACAAGGCCATCCCCATCGTGCTCAACCGCCATGTCAAAAGAGAGATCACCCGTTACGCCACTTTTGAAAAAAATTTTTTTATCGAGTCGTATAAACGCTCGGGAAAATACCGCCCCATGATCCTGAGGCATTTGAAGAAAGAAGGGGTCCCCGAGGAGATATCCTGGCTCCCCCTCATTGAAAGCGGGTTCAAAATCACGGCCCTCTCCAAGGCCCGGGCGCTGGGGCTCTGGCAGTTTATCCCGTCCACCGGGTACAAATTCGGCTTAAAACGGGATCTCTACGTGGACGAGCGTCTGGACCCCATCAAGTCCACAAAGGCCGCCATCGCCTACTTAAAAGAGCTTCACAAGCTTTTCGGAGACTGGATCACGGCCATCGCGGCCTACAACTGCGGAGAAGGCAAAATACTGTCTGTGATCCGGGACCAGAAAGTCAATTACCTGGACAACTTCTGGGACCTTTATAAAAGGCTGCCCCGCGAGACGGCGCAATATGTCCCCCGTTTCATGGCCACGCTGCACATGATCCGAAACCCGGAAAAATACGGGATTTCGCTCGTCAAAACCGAATCTCCACTGGAATTTGATCCGGTGACCATCTCAAAGCGGGTAAGCGTCCGAAATGTCGCCAAAGCCGTCGGCTCGCCTGAAAAGCTCCTGAAAGAGCTCAATCCGGAGCTGCGGTACGAAATTCTTCCCCAGGAGCTTTACACCCTCCGGGTTCCCCCGGGCTCCGGAAGACGCCTCCTGGAACGGATTGACGACATGCCGGTGTCCTCCCTTCCCCAGCCCGCCTTTGTCAAACATCGGGTCAGACCCGGGGAAACCCTGTCCGACATCGCCCGGAAACACCGGGTCAGCGTGAAACGCATCGCCCGGGCAAACAACATCCGAAGAAGCAACCTCATCGTGGCCGGTAAAACCCTGAAGATCCCTCTGGGCCGGACCTCGACACGCAAATCCAGCGCAAAGCGCCGCTCCCGGCCCAGGGCCAAAGCCCCGATCATCGCGGGAGCCCCGACCCACATCGCCCGGCCCGGAGACTCCCTGTGGACCATCGCCCGGCGCTACGGCACCACCGCCCACAAAATCAGGGAAACCAACGGCATGTCCACCAACCGCATCCAGATCGGCCAACGCCTGAAAATACCCGGGACTCTTGGCCGGACCCGGACGGCGAAACGCCGTTTGAAAATCTACACCACCCGAATCGGAGACAGCCCCTTCACCATCGCCAAACGCCACAACATGCCCCTGACCCGGTTTTTAAAAATCAACAACCTGGATCGAAAAAACAAAATATTTCCGGGCCAGACGCTCTATGTGGACCGGTGA
- the rplJ gene encoding 50S ribosomal protein L10 — translation MLYFLKIDAKKEIVKDLKERFAKSEVVILTDYKGLDVTQINALRKKLFEGEVEYQVVKKTLLARASQETDAALIEDSFKGPCAVAIGYGDPVVPAKLLMDFSKEFEALEVKVGVMGGKRLESDDIKALSSLPSREVLLGVLASALNAVPTSLARALNDVPQRFVNVLNALKEQKEAA, via the coding sequence GTGCTGTATTTTTTGAAAATTGACGCGAAGAAAGAGATAGTCAAAGATTTAAAGGAGAGATTCGCCAAAAGCGAAGTGGTGATTCTGACGGATTACAAGGGCCTGGATGTGACCCAGATCAACGCCCTGCGGAAGAAGCTCTTTGAAGGGGAAGTGGAATACCAGGTGGTCAAAAAGACCCTTCTGGCAAGGGCCTCCCAGGAGACCGACGCGGCCTTGATTGAAGACAGTTTCAAAGGACCCTGCGCGGTGGCCATCGGCTATGGCGATCCGGTTGTTCCGGCCAAGTTGCTGATGGACTTTTCCAAGGAGTTTGAAGCCCTGGAAGTCAAGGTCGGCGTCATGGGAGGAAAGAGGCTTGAGTCAGACGATATCAAGGCCCTGTCTTCCCTGCCTTCCCGCGAAGTTCTGCTGGGAGTCCTCGCTTCGGCCTTAAACGCCGTTCCCACTTCACTGGCCCGGGCGCTTAACGACGTCCCGCAGCGATTCGTAAATGTTTTAAACGCGCTGAAAGAACAAAAAGAGGCCGCCTGA
- a CDS encoding conserved hypothetical protein (Evidence 4 : Unknown function but conserved in other organisms), translated as MWTGDSPMGIKKGIPSPRPQRLDGLIGDILKTRLPLSARTLFQISDQWPDLVGEKAAQNTSPGALKEKTLLVHATSPVWIHHMQFCKKEIMEKLNRSLGKERVEHIIFKIGRV; from the coding sequence ATGTGGACCGGTGACAGCCCCATGGGAATAAAAAAAGGCATCCCCTCCCCCCGGCCCCAGCGCCTTGACGGCCTGATCGGCGACATCTTAAAAACCCGCCTGCCCCTGTCGGCCCGGACCCTGTTCCAGATCTCCGACCAGTGGCCGGACCTGGTGGGGGAAAAAGCCGCTCAGAACACCTCACCGGGCGCGCTTAAAGAAAAAACCCTTCTGGTTCACGCCACAAGCCCCGTGTGGATCCATCATATGCAGTTTTGCAAAAAAGAGATCATGGAAAAACTCAACCGCTCCCTGGGAAAAGAAAGGGTGGAACACATCATTTTTAAAATCGGTCGGGTGTGA